Proteins from one Acropora muricata isolate sample 2 chromosome 9, ASM3666990v1, whole genome shotgun sequence genomic window:
- the LOC136929500 gene encoding uncharacterized protein — translation MAEYTEEQLNFFRVCFITTNELTDGLRTIFKEQWDNRYKTTLGEWRDEAKNGQDFKNGESTKKQERNQKLLATMINGNRAEWDCTMLFYAILFSDRIGCNVDAVVQSNVHDLREFRNEVFAHLPKGQMSKPKFQTEIARVQGAFEALGLSTAKIQEIRNQENFPTRHLNQCLDEIKVLNDQLPNQIKPFCILPPKPSHDVAARNDEVAKITQELKQLKETNESRLSYLYISGNPGSGKSQLAGLVAEQIYMESTVAFIFVMTLNAANLDRLLDSYVSFARHLKCSEYAVTNTLNEKDLKTEEKIAYIKSLAGAKVEPYASWLLVVDNVVSIHEMHALLPDTGNSHWSKGQLLITSQDTASIPPDNSFIKQMSVSKGMAPSDATSLLATISGIADDETAKKVAHALDYQPLALASAATFVKQLCDSKLSSNLGWEDFLEKLDEGQLKNIETFLSNTNASYPYSMTTAIALAVEKSMLSDRVLRHAFNIISLCAPQPLNLDIVTNYIQKVEENSDMNTEGEFNDKNVIGLRISKSSLLLLEEDNGEIYVRIHQVVRDVIQQLIKQHWETQGFEVVHVSILSLNQFIVDRKTDDYTAKEFRLVVPHLRFLSKKVEAIFKENDSSEAIKNKTFKLKDYSSYFIAFGQISSVHFDLKTAKHFASLALKLIFGDSMLYHSYAASAHFLMGKVLFQMGTFEEGKRHFERSLALKLQLLGSEHPDVASAYNNLANVLSGQGDLKQAKECHERTLAIMQQTLGPQHPDVASSYNNLANVLRDQGDLKHAKEYHERALAMMQQALGPQHPHVAISYHNLANVLSDQGDLKQAKEYNERALAIRQQTLGPQHPDVAISYHNLANVLSDQGDLKQAKEYNERALAIRQQTLGPQHPHVASSFNNLANVLSDQGDLKQAKEYHERALAIRQQTLGPQHPHVANSYNNLANVLSDQGDLKQATEYHERALAIRQQTLGPQHPDVASSYNNLANVLTGQGDLKQAKEYHGRALAITHQTLGPQHPDVARSYKNVATVLGDEGDLKQAKEYHERALAIRQQTLGPQHPDVASSFNNLAGVLSVQGDLKQAKEYHERALAIRQQTLGPQHPDVASSYNNLATVLTGQGDLKQAKEYHERALAIRQQTLGPQHPDVANSYNNLANVLSDQGDLKQAKEYHERALAIRQQNLGPQHPDVAQS, via the coding sequence ATGGCTGAATATACAGAGGAGCAACTCAACTTCTTCAGGGTTTGTTTCATTACCACTAACGAGTTAACGGACGGTCTGAGAACAATCTTCAAAGAGCAATGGGACAACCGCTACAAAACTACGCTTGGAGAATGGAGAGATGAGGCCAAAAAcggacaagacttcaaaaacggGGAATCCACAAAAAAGCAGGAAAGAAATCAAAAACTATTAGCAACCATGATCAATGGAAATAGAGCCGAATGGGATTGCACAATGCTGTTTTATGCTATCCTGTTTTCCGATCGTATTGGGTGTAATGTGGATGCAGTAGTGCAGTCAAACGTACATGATCTGAGAGAATTCCGTAACGAAGTCTTTGCTCATTTGCCCAAAGGCCAGATGTCTAAGCCAAAGTTTCAAACAGAAATCGCCAGAGTCCAGGGTGCGTTTGAAGCTCTTGGCCTGTCCACTGCAAAGATCCAAGAAATCAGGAATCAAGAAAATTTTCCCACTAGGCATTTGAATCAGTGCTTAGATGAAATCAAAGTCCTCAATGATCAATTGCCGAATCAGATCAAGCCCTTTTGCATTCTTCCGCCTAAGCCCTCGCACGATGTTGCCGCGCGAAATGATGAGGTGGCTAAGATAACACAAGAGTTAAAACAACTAAAAGAGACCAATGAGAGCCGACTAAGCTACCTTTACATCTCAGGAAATCCTGGAAGTGGCAAATCTCAGTTGGCTGGACTCGTGGCAGAGCAAATTTACATGGAAAGCACGGTTGCATTTATATTTGTGATGACTTTGAATGCTGCAAACCTTGACAGGCTTCTAGATTCATATGTCTCTTTTGCCCGACATCTCAAGTGTTCAGAATATGCAGTGACCAATACTCTGAATGAAAAAGACCTGAAGACAGAGGAGAAGATCGCTTACATTAAGTCTTTAGCTGGTGCCAAAGTGGAGCCTTACGCATCGTGGCTGTTGGTAGTTGACAATGTCGTCAGCATACATGAGATGCATGCTCTTTTGCCAGACACAGGAAACAGCCACTGGAGTAAAGGTCAATTGCTGATCACATCTCAGGACACCGCTTCTATTCCTCCAGATAACAGTTTCATAAAACAAATGTCTGTAAGCAAAGGCATGGCGCCATCTGACGCCACCTCCTTATTGGCCACCATCTCCGGTATCGCTGACGATGAGACAGCGAAAAAAGTTGCACATGCATTAGATTATCAACCCCTTGCTTTAGCAAGCGCCGCTACGTTTGTAAAACAACTTTGCGACAGTAAACTATCATCGAACTTGGGCTGGGAAGACTTTCTCGAGAAACTTGACGAAGGCCAACTTAAAAACATTGAAACCTTTCTTTCAAACACAAATGCAAGTTATCCATATTCTATGACCACTGCGATTGCATTAGCCGTGGAAAAGTCGATGTTATCCGACAGAGTTCTAAGACACGCattcaatattatttctctTTGTGCGCCACAACCATTAAACCTTGATATTGTAACCAACTACATCCAGAAGGTCGAGGAGAATAGCGATATGAACACAGAAGGCGAATTTAACGACAAAAATGTCATTGGTTTGAGGATTAGCAAGAGTTCGCTCTTGTTACTTGAAGAAGACAACGGCGAAATCTACGTTCGCATACATCAAGTTGTAAGAGATGTCATCCAACAACTTATTAAGCAGCATTGGGAGACGCAAGGTTTTGAAGTAGTTCATGTGTCCATTTTGTCTTTGAATCAATTCATAGTAGACAGGAAAACTGACGATTATACTGCTAAGGAATTTAGGTTAGTAGTTCCTCATTTGAGATTCCTTTCAAAGAAAGTTGAAGCtattttcaaggaaaatgacTCATCTGAAGCcatcaaaaataagacttttAAGTTGAAAGATTACTCAAGTTATTTTATCGCCTTTGGTCAGATTTCTTCTGTACATTTCGACCTGAAAACAGCAAAACACTTTGCTAGCTTAGCTCTAAAGTTAATTTTCGGCGATAGTATGCTTTATCACTCGTATGCAGCAAGCGCCCATTTTCTTATGGGCAAAGTACTTTTCCAGATGGGAACGTTTGAGGagggaaaacgtcacttcgaaCGCTCTCTCGCTCTTAAGCTTCAACTGTTAGGGTCtgaacatcctgatgtcgcaagtgcttataacaacttagcgaatGTACTTAGTGGTCAAGGTGACCtaaagcaagcaaaggagtgtCATGAGCGTACTCTTGCTAttatgcaacaaactttggggcctcaacatcctgatgtcgcaagttcttataacaacttagcgaatgtacttagagatcaaggtgacctgaagcatgcaaaggagtatcatgagcgtgctcttgctatgaTGCAACAagctttggggcctcaacatcctcaTGTCGCAATTTCTTATCATAACTTAGcgaatgtacttagtgatcaaggtgacctgaagcaagcaaaggagtataatgagcgtgctcttgctattaggcaacaaactttggggcctcaacatcctgatgtcgcaatttcTTATCATAACTTAGcgaatgtacttagtgatcaaggtgacctgaagcaagcaaaggagtataatgagcgtgctcttgccattaggcaacaaactttggggcctcaacatcctcatgtcgcaagttcttttaacaacttagcgaatgtacttagtgatcaaggtgacctgaagcaagcgaaggagtatcatgagcgtgctcttgctattaggcaacaaactttggggcctcaacatcctcaTGTCGCaaattcttataacaacttagcgaatgtacttagtgatcaaggtgacctgaagcaagcaacggagtatcatgagcgtgctcttgctattaggcaacaaactttggggcctcaacatcctgatgtcgcaagttcttataacaacttagcgaatgtacttactggtcaaggtgacctgaagcaagcaaaggagtatcatgggcgtgctcttgctattacgcaccaaactttggggcctcaacatcctgatgtcgcacgTTCTTATAAAAACGTAGCTACTGTACTTGGCGAtgaaggtgacctgaagcaagcgaaggagtatcatgagcgtgctcttgctattaggcaacaaactttggggcctcaacatcctgatgtcgcaagttcttttAACAACTTAGCGGGTGTACTTAGTgttcaaggtgacctgaagcaagcaaaggagtatcatgagcgtgctcttgctattaggcaacaaactttggggcctcaacatcctgatgtcgcaagttcttataacaacttagctactgtacttactggtcaaggtgacctgaagcaagcaaaggagtatcatgagcgtgctcttgctattaggcaacaaactttggggcctcaacatcctgatgtcgcaaattcttataacaacttagcgaatgtacttagtgatcaaggtgacctgaagcaagcaaaggagtatcatgagcgtgctcttgctattaggcaacaaaatttggggcctcaacatcctgatgtcgcacaGTCATAA
- the LOC136928805 gene encoding nucleotidyltransferase MB21D2-like has protein sequence MLVLRDLGAHSEGVSLVDCVISGEEKQDAFKHIFLSGDSLKRWKDCCVLRDEIYLLDADKVMQSFEQVVVTVMNEMMEREEGFVPGCIEISRNGPALTLQFDIAKPLLEMQSPYPEDCQGVTLRKAGYNCINNWSIDLGPLNWALNNWAQVVCVTAADVFSTYDNWTSRKRKWPSKDVEKELVRMPAHLVAKSLDSIPHSWRLSTSKAELVLADYISQTQPLVRKCWLVLKAMLKAHLSQPKFITSYNLKTILFYTMDHVPLGYWTEDNLPELLLAVIDAIIIGLGTRAFPHYFLPSVNLLSQSASEDHVVGLLQKCY, from the exons ATGCTTGTACTTCGTGACCTGGGGGCACATTCTGAGGGCGTGTCTTTAGTTGATTGTGTAATTTCAGGCGAAGAGAAACAAGATGCTTTTAAGCATATTTTTCTCAGTGGCGATAGCCTTAAAAGATGGAAGGATTGTTGCGTCTTAAGAGATGAAATCTATCTATTAGATGCCGACAAAGTCATGCAGTCGTTTGAGCAAGTTGTGGTTACAGTCATGAATGAAATGATGGAGAGAGAGGAGGGGTTTGTACCAGGCTGTATTGAAATCAGTAGAAATGGTCCAGCTTTGACACTGCAATTTGACATTGCAAAGCCACTCCTTGAAATGCAGTCTCCATACCCGGAGGACTGTCAGGGTGTTACGCTACGCAAAGCAGGCTACAACTGCATCAACAACTGGAGTATcgacctgggccca cttaattgggctttgaacaactgggcccaggtcgTCTGTGTTACAGCTGCAGATGTTTTCAGTACTTACGATAACTGGACTTCCAGAAAGCGGAAGTGGCCTTCAAAAGACGTAGAAAAGGAGCTTGTTCGCATGCCCGCCCATTTGGTCGCTAAATCCTTGGACTCAATTCCCCATAGTTGGCGTCTTTCGACATCAAAAGCTGAACTTGTCCTTGCAGATTACATCAGTCAGACTCAACCACTAGTTAGAAAATGCTGGTTAGTGTTAAAAGCTATGTTAAAGGCCCATCTCTCTCAACCCAAATTCATCACCTCCTACAATCTGAAAACTATCCTGTTCTACACCATGGATCACGTACCTCTGGGTTACTGGACTGAAGACAATCTACCCGAGCTTCTTTTAGCTGTTATAGACGCAATCATTATCGGCCTGGGTACCCGTGCATTTCCGCATTATTTTCTACCAAGTGTGAACCTGCTGTCACAATCCGCTAGCGAGGATCATGTAGTTGGCCTATTACAGAAATGTTATTAA